One segment of Lytechinus variegatus isolate NC3 chromosome 13, Lvar_3.0, whole genome shotgun sequence DNA contains the following:
- the LOC121425879 gene encoding uncharacterized protein LOC121425879, protein MVPLLLLTFTLFAVGSSVAEPISGNYQVDWIQEWQNQIEDYDLGPPFVQPGVLLPGLTVKDIISAIGTSWHAKDILEVYGILCRDIAPSLVVPLGGPGIFQRVCDPIFDALNTNSRVDGVAICNAVYTPLVGPYRRRRRMAPDMSLMGLGIVRNFNFEAVLHEISDRVFDLHSYDQESVCNAVDGFLNSGLTIQALLESVGEVFLAEGIGQGSQICHFWDEIYDNLRRADEQTPDEPPFFQTLMEDVSQLIAEFSGFEDRESLCDAITEAAADPQQVPQAPFRNSRISSLADTILHNMMDTLIIDDQCTQFGNDVIDLIVNLSPYIDHQIIQMGIQMIFDMQSIEEACTFIDDELAFPGCAAGPCANGGRCAEFQDAFSESFRCDCLSGYTGTDCGIVIRPAIPEPCYSDPCLNGGSCMNHRDTYYCICMAGYYGTNCEYS, encoded by the exons GAAACTATCAGGTTGACTGGATACAGGAATGGCAGAACCAAATCGAAGATTACGATCTTGGCCCTCCCTTTGTCCAACCTGGCGTACTCCTTCCCGGCCTGACTGTCAAGGATATCATCAGCGCCATAGGAACTAGCTGGCACGCCAAGGACATCCTAGAAGTCTACGGGATCCTCTGCCGAGACATCGCCCCAAGCCTCGTGGTGCCCCTCGGGGGACCAGGTATCTTTCAGAGGGTATGCGATCCTATCTTTGATGCCCTGAACACCAACAGTCGGGTCGATGGCGTCGCAATCTGCAATGCGGTATATACCCCTCTTGTAGGCCCCTACAGACGTAGACGAAGAATGGCCCCTGACATGTCCCTCATGGGGTTGGGCATCGTGAGGAACTTCAATTTTGAGGCAGTACTACATGAGATTAGCGACCGCGTTTTCGATCTCCACAGCTACGACCAGGAATCCGTATGCAACGCCGTTGATGGATTCCTCAACTCTGGTTTGACCATCCAGGCTTTACTTGAAAGCGTTGGCGAGGTCTTCCTGGCCGAAGGCATCGGCCAGGGGTCACAGATCTGTCACTTCTGGGACGAGATTTACGACAATCTCCGCCGGGCCGACGAGCAAACACCTGATGAGCCGCCATTCTTCCAGACCCTCATGGAGGACGTGTCGCAACTTATAGCTGAGTTCAGCGGGTTTGAAGATCGTGAGTCCCTTTGCGATGCAATAACAGAGGCAGCAGCAGATCCTCAGCAGGTTCCTCAGGCTCCCTTCAGAAACTCAAGGATCTCCTCTCTCGCCGACACCATCTTACATAATATGATGGACACGCTCATCATTGACGACCAGTGTACCCAGTTCGGCAATGATGTCATCGACCTCATCGTCAACCTCAGCCCTTACATCGACCACCAAATCATCCAAATGGGTATCCAGATGATTTTCGACATGCAGTCAATTGAAGAAGCGTGTACCTTTATCGATGACGAGTTGGCATTCCCag GATGTGCTGCCGGTCCATGTGCCAATGGTGGAAGATGCGCAGAATTCCAGGATGCCTTCAGCGAGTCTTTCCGTTGTGACTGTCTTTCTGGATACACTGGAACCGACTGCGGAATAG TGATCCGTCCAGCTATTCCAGAGCCGTGCTACAGCGATCCCTGTCTAAACGGAGGGAGCTGTATGAACCACAGGGACACATATTATTGTATTTGTATGGCTGGTTATTACGGCACCAACTGCGAGTACAGTTAA